The Prosthecobacter dejongeii genome contains a region encoding:
- a CDS encoding type I polyketide synthase: MHKEGIAIIGIGCRFPGGINDVEAFWKLLAEGRDAVCEVPPDRWNIERFYDAEPGLAGKSIAKRGGFLDSIDQYDPQFFGISPREAPYVDPQQRLVLETAWEAIEDAGIVLDLEKGTDIAVYVGVSHTDYQVIQGTPFDSAGIGAHSSTGSAHSIAANRISYSLNLTGPSVAMDTACSSALTAVHAACEYIWTGRGHTALAGGVTVMITPGGFIGFSQASMLSPDGMCKAFDADANGFVRAEGAGMVMLKKLSQAIADGDPIQGVILGTSTNQDGHTNGISLPSPEAQARLVKDACQDAGISPSEIGYIEAHGTGTAVGDPIEATALSEALCEDRAEGAPLAMGSVKTNLGHMETAAGVAGLVKALLVLKHGKIPPSLHFKTPNPHIDFKALKLRIPVEMEDFPESYEVRMAGVNSFGFGGANSHVILAEAPAKPHVKLPASAFDRPWPLVLSARSEEALKATAYRLSTWLEDHEKSNGTSPVLPDLCYTLGARRNHHQHRLTMVAKTAHEAIATLNAFGVGSEVPNVRSGFSPRRETAARVGFVMSGQGPQWWGMGRELMKNEPVFRKAMEACAAALKPWAKFSLLEELGRDEKDSKMSMTEIAQPAIFAMQVSLSELWKSWGVQPAAIVGHSVGEIAAACVAGVLSLEEGAKVIALRARFMNECARGAGTMLAVGLDEESALAVIARHDRVVSIAAFNGPRSLTLSGPKESLEKIRVELEADSVFARFVRVDHPFHHAYMQPAADELVAALAELEPREETVPFFSTVTGDRITGKECDAGHWGRGIRQAVMFAPAVNALADFGVDVWLEITAHPALSLSIQECLGARNQKAPVVASARRDREHEAMLEAALELHRACVDLDFKGMTPSRHQLALPTYAWDKARWWNESPDWREGRLGAGGKGLLDIRLPRATPTWIARLDNRHMAFLKDHKVESHVIFPGAGFVELILEAGAQYFEGRPFAVEDFEIRKPLILTENPSGVVLEVTYEPNERTFTIQSKFDTGAAWSVHVVGSMRGERTESLFNATTWEGATEGLTSLDVTDFYQHMSDLGLRYGDEFRAVRELWAAGGKAAGRVALSENIAHRAGEYCLHPVLLDGALHTFSAGSKTVEDRKAKMKLPVRFGRILYLRSPGAVTRVQAKVVQFNEEFIEGNIGLYDESGAPCVLVDGFRAVSMAAARRAGTSGTRDLLYHVDWERTASVGTPATLTPVPLADLKEAAQKTLEEVIAVRGKAHLEATMAAEDDLAAAQIARGLRQMAADLKADAVWTVDSLKVAAPMQRVYHHLVNDLTKRGLLAVKGAGHVPTATFDAAADNATEVLKTFLDQNPGHLPEGMLVNITCADLGPILRGEKDAVQVLFGGSNSDLLDQFYGDGLLSSHWMAAITSAVNEAAKNLPEGRGLRILEVGAGTGGLSAYLLPLLPRGLHSYTFTDVSAGFFSVAGQKLAAFPEVEFKVFNLEQPPAAQGYEAGTYDLVIGTNVIHAVADVRATLGYLHEVLKPGGSLVFMDVATPQLWTESVFGLTSGWWHLTDRDLRPDQPLMQRPEWEAAMKTAGFAETTSIPGLRGPRGGEGQIGLFGRKAWTETPAATQGDAEQTLPPAPEASWLVFADQGGLGDQLVAQLKAAGVRVRTARRGAAYAAKGDDYTLRADTPEDWMTLVTSYADDTPPERMTYLWTLDEPAGKGEGDAALMGIDALLHLTQAIENTTPAAKLRMDLITRGAQPAGQHMGLTNVAQAPSIGVFRVILSEHPNFACRGLDLPPEASAEDAALLWRELLQEHGEREIAIRGEARYVQRIKRGLPVKETVLDRKVPLRLESRERGMLDTLKLTPFTLPVCGDGEVLIEVKAAGMNFRDVLKALALYPAETPDARIFGDEVGGVVVAIGKDIKHVAVGDRVFGLAVYGLATHTLARGGDVVRIPDHLSFEGAATLPVVFMTSWHALNNVARMRKGETILVHAGAGGVGMSAIQIALHLGCEVIATAGSASKRALLQTLGVKHVVDSRRADFADAVMDLTNRKGVDVVLNALAAEAIPMGLSCLSEFGRFIEIGKRDIYQNSRIPLWHLRKNASFHVVAMDAVFGGDEELTRRLLGELVELVEQGALRPLPFRAYPASRVDAAFRLMAAGKHTGKVVVTFTDAFVNRRGEAPAPGFEVKAEGTYLITGGFGGFGRVLSQWLVDCGARHLALASRSGASTPEAKAFVTQMENQGVKIQILKGDAGEPEDITRMLREIEAAKVPLKGVFHLAMVIDDAPMGVLNRERMRTVLAPKALGAWKLHEGTLDLNLDCFVMFSSISSVFGNPAQSNYSGANAFLDSLAHHRRALGLPALAVNWGVLGGEGYVARNEKVAEFLARQGTSAITPGEVVSLLETFLTAGSAQVAALRVDWAKWRQSFRGLQENPLLEHIFASGVESAESGGMTGDWRAKIDAASAEDRAGIIAQALREVVGSVLRVKPDSLRDDQPLTDLGLDSLMGVEIENLIESTIGVALPPTSLMRARTIGQLAALIGEHLGGASGAAAKAPAAPAVVEAPTSVDEVDLDAISDDDIASLLDDVTAAEETPAPAAKAARKAGA; encoded by the coding sequence CCTACTCGCTGAATCTCACCGGCCCCAGCGTGGCCATGGATACGGCCTGCTCCTCCGCCCTCACGGCCGTGCATGCAGCGTGCGAATACATCTGGACCGGGCGCGGCCACACGGCCCTGGCAGGCGGTGTGACGGTCATGATCACCCCGGGTGGGTTCATCGGTTTCTCCCAGGCCTCCATGCTGTCTCCAGACGGCATGTGCAAAGCCTTCGATGCGGATGCCAATGGCTTCGTGCGCGCGGAAGGTGCAGGCATGGTGATGCTGAAAAAGCTGTCTCAGGCCATCGCGGATGGTGACCCGATCCAGGGCGTGATCCTGGGCACGTCCACCAACCAGGACGGCCACACGAACGGTATCTCCCTGCCTAGCCCAGAGGCCCAGGCCCGGCTGGTGAAGGATGCATGCCAGGACGCGGGCATCAGCCCGAGCGAGATCGGCTACATCGAAGCCCACGGCACCGGAACGGCGGTGGGAGATCCCATCGAGGCCACAGCCCTTTCTGAAGCGCTCTGCGAAGACCGTGCGGAAGGTGCCCCCCTGGCCATGGGGTCCGTGAAAACGAACCTGGGCCACATGGAAACAGCGGCTGGCGTGGCCGGTCTGGTCAAGGCGCTGCTGGTGCTGAAGCACGGCAAGATCCCACCGAGCCTGCACTTCAAAACACCGAATCCGCACATTGATTTCAAGGCGCTGAAACTGCGCATCCCGGTGGAGATGGAAGACTTCCCGGAAAGCTACGAAGTGCGCATGGCCGGGGTAAATTCCTTCGGCTTTGGCGGGGCCAACTCCCACGTCATCCTGGCGGAAGCGCCTGCGAAACCGCATGTCAAGCTGCCTGCCTCGGCCTTTGATCGCCCATGGCCCCTGGTGCTCTCCGCCCGTTCGGAAGAGGCGCTGAAGGCCACGGCCTATCGCCTTTCCACCTGGCTGGAAGATCATGAGAAATCCAACGGCACCTCCCCGGTGCTGCCGGACCTGTGCTACACCCTGGGTGCGCGGCGCAACCATCACCAGCATCGCCTGACGATGGTGGCAAAGACGGCGCATGAGGCCATCGCCACGCTGAATGCCTTTGGCGTCGGCTCGGAAGTGCCGAATGTGCGCAGTGGCTTCTCTCCACGGCGCGAAACGGCTGCGCGGGTAGGCTTTGTCATGAGCGGCCAGGGCCCTCAATGGTGGGGCATGGGCCGGGAACTCATGAAGAATGAGCCGGTCTTCCGCAAGGCCATGGAGGCCTGCGCTGCGGCGCTGAAGCCGTGGGCCAAATTCTCCCTCCTGGAGGAGTTAGGCCGCGACGAAAAGGACTCGAAGATGAGCATGACGGAGATCGCCCAGCCGGCCATCTTTGCCATGCAGGTTTCCCTTTCGGAACTGTGGAAATCCTGGGGCGTGCAGCCTGCGGCCATCGTGGGCCACAGTGTGGGTGAGATCGCCGCTGCCTGTGTGGCAGGCGTGCTGAGTCTGGAGGAAGGCGCGAAGGTCATCGCCCTGCGTGCTCGTTTCATGAATGAATGCGCCCGTGGTGCAGGCACCATGCTGGCCGTGGGCCTGGATGAGGAATCCGCCCTGGCCGTCATCGCCCGGCATGACCGCGTGGTCAGCATCGCCGCCTTCAATGGCCCGCGTTCTTTGACCCTGTCTGGGCCGAAGGAGTCGCTGGAAAAGATCCGTGTGGAGCTGGAGGCGGACAGCGTGTTTGCCCGTTTTGTGCGGGTGGATCACCCCTTCCACCATGCTTACATGCAGCCTGCGGCGGATGAACTCGTGGCGGCCTTGGCCGAGCTGGAACCGCGTGAAGAAACAGTGCCGTTTTTCAGCACCGTCACCGGTGACCGCATCACGGGCAAAGAGTGCGATGCAGGCCACTGGGGCCGTGGTATCCGCCAGGCGGTGATGTTCGCCCCGGCAGTGAATGCACTGGCCGACTTCGGCGTGGATGTGTGGTTGGAAATCACCGCTCACCCAGCCTTGTCCCTGTCCATCCAGGAGTGCCTGGGCGCGCGCAATCAAAAGGCCCCGGTGGTGGCTTCGGCACGCCGGGATCGTGAGCATGAAGCCATGCTGGAGGCGGCGCTGGAGCTGCACCGCGCCTGCGTAGATCTGGACTTCAAAGGCATGACGCCTTCCCGTCATCAACTGGCCCTGCCGACCTATGCGTGGGACAAAGCCCGCTGGTGGAATGAATCGCCTGATTGGCGTGAAGGCCGCCTGGGCGCTGGCGGCAAAGGCCTGCTGGACATCCGCCTGCCCCGCGCCACGCCGACGTGGATCGCGCGTCTGGACAATCGCCACATGGCCTTCCTGAAAGATCACAAGGTGGAAAGCCACGTCATCTTCCCAGGAGCCGGGTTTGTGGAACTCATCCTGGAAGCGGGGGCGCAATACTTTGAAGGTCGCCCCTTCGCCGTGGAAGACTTTGAGATCCGCAAGCCGCTGATCCTCACAGAAAATCCTTCCGGCGTGGTGCTGGAGGTGACCTATGAGCCTAACGAGCGCACCTTCACCATTCAGAGCAAATTTGATACCGGGGCGGCATGGTCTGTCCACGTGGTCGGCTCCATGCGCGGCGAACGTACGGAATCTCTCTTCAATGCGACGACCTGGGAAGGCGCCACGGAGGGCCTCACCTCCCTGGACGTGACGGATTTTTACCAGCACATGAGTGACCTGGGCCTGCGTTATGGCGACGAATTCCGCGCTGTGCGTGAGCTGTGGGCAGCCGGTGGCAAGGCGGCAGGCCGGGTGGCGCTGTCTGAAAACATCGCTCATCGTGCGGGTGAATATTGCCTGCACCCCGTCCTTCTGGATGGCGCGCTGCATACCTTCTCTGCTGGGTCCAAAACGGTGGAAGATCGCAAGGCGAAGATGAAGCTGCCCGTGCGCTTTGGCCGCATCCTGTATCTGCGCTCTCCAGGCGCGGTGACGCGGGTGCAGGCGAAGGTGGTGCAGTTCAATGAAGAGTTCATCGAGGGCAACATCGGCCTCTACGATGAATCCGGCGCGCCTTGCGTGCTGGTGGATGGTTTCCGCGCCGTCAGCATGGCCGCCGCCCGCCGCGCAGGCACCAGTGGCACGCGCGATCTGCTGTATCATGTGGACTGGGAGCGCACCGCCTCTGTGGGCACCCCCGCCACCCTCACCCCGGTGCCTTTGGCCGACCTCAAAGAGGCCGCACAAAAGACCCTGGAAGAAGTCATCGCCGTGCGTGGCAAGGCCCACTTGGAGGCCACCATGGCCGCTGAGGATGACCTCGCAGCCGCCCAGATCGCTCGCGGTCTGCGCCAAATGGCCGCCGACCTGAAGGCCGATGCGGTGTGGACTGTGGACAGCCTGAAAGTGGCCGCGCCGATGCAGCGCGTGTATCACCACCTGGTGAATGACCTGACCAAGCGCGGCCTGCTGGCTGTGAAGGGCGCAGGCCATGTGCCGACGGCGACCTTCGACGCTGCTGCGGACAACGCCACAGAAGTGCTGAAAACCTTCCTGGATCAAAACCCCGGCCACCTGCCAGAAGGCATGCTGGTGAACATCACCTGTGCCGACTTGGGCCCGATCTTACGCGGTGAAAAAGATGCCGTGCAGGTGCTCTTCGGCGGCTCAAACAGCGACCTGCTGGATCAATTCTACGGTGACGGTTTGCTCTCCAGTCACTGGATGGCGGCCATCACCAGCGCGGTGAATGAGGCGGCGAAAAACCTGCCGGAAGGGCGCGGACTGCGCATCCTGGAAGTGGGTGCCGGTACCGGGGGCCTCAGTGCCTACCTGCTGCCGCTGCTACCACGCGGCCTGCATTCCTACACCTTCACCGACGTCTCGGCTGGGTTCTTCTCCGTGGCTGGCCAAAAGCTGGCCGCCTTCCCCGAGGTGGAGTTCAAAGTGTTCAACCTGGAACAACCACCCGCCGCGCAAGGCTACGAAGCGGGCACCTATGACCTCGTCATCGGCACGAACGTGATCCATGCCGTGGCAGATGTACGTGCCACGCTGGGTTACCTGCATGAGGTGCTGAAACCGGGCGGTAGCCTGGTGTTCATGGATGTGGCCACGCCGCAGCTCTGGACGGAAAGCGTCTTCGGCCTCACCAGCGGGTGGTGGCATCTGACAGATCGCGATCTGCGTCCGGATCAGCCGCTGATGCAGCGCCCTGAGTGGGAAGCGGCGATGAAGACGGCAGGCTTTGCTGAAACCACCTCCATCCCGGGCCTGCGTGGCCCGCGTGGGGGAGAGGGGCAGATCGGTCTTTTCGGTCGCAAAGCCTGGACGGAAACCCCAGCGGCGACGCAGGGCGATGCCGAACAAACTTTGCCACCGGCCCCTGAAGCCTCCTGGCTGGTGTTCGCTGACCAGGGGGGGCTGGGAGATCAACTGGTGGCGCAGCTCAAAGCCGCCGGTGTCCGTGTACGCACGGCCCGCCGGGGTGCTGCCTATGCTGCGAAGGGTGATGACTACACCCTGCGTGCCGATACGCCAGAAGACTGGATGACCCTGGTCACCTCCTACGCGGATGATACCCCGCCAGAGCGCATGACCTACCTGTGGACGCTGGATGAACCTGCGGGCAAAGGCGAAGGCGATGCCGCGCTGATGGGCATTGACGCCCTGCTGCACCTAACGCAGGCGATTGAAAACACCACCCCGGCAGCCAAGCTGCGGATGGACCTCATCACCCGTGGGGCCCAGCCTGCTGGCCAGCACATGGGACTGACGAATGTGGCCCAGGCACCGTCCATCGGTGTCTTCCGCGTCATCCTCAGTGAGCACCCGAACTTTGCCTGCCGTGGCCTGGATCTGCCGCCGGAAGCCTCCGCTGAAGATGCCGCCCTGCTGTGGCGTGAACTGCTGCAGGAGCATGGTGAGCGCGAGATCGCCATCCGTGGTGAAGCCCGCTACGTGCAGCGCATCAAGCGCGGTCTGCCCGTGAAAGAAACCGTGCTGGATCGCAAGGTGCCGCTGCGCCTGGAGTCGCGTGAACGCGGCATGCTGGACACGCTGAAACTCACCCCCTTCACCCTGCCGGTGTGTGGGGATGGTGAGGTGCTCATCGAAGTGAAAGCCGCTGGCATGAACTTCCGCGACGTGCTGAAAGCGCTGGCGCTGTATCCGGCGGAAACACCGGACGCCCGCATCTTTGGCGATGAAGTCGGCGGGGTCGTGGTCGCCATCGGCAAGGACATCAAGCACGTCGCTGTGGGGGATCGCGTTTTTGGTTTGGCCGTGTATGGCTTGGCCACGCACACCCTGGCCCGTGGTGGGGATGTGGTACGCATTCCAGATCACCTGTCCTTTGAGGGTGCAGCCACACTGCCGGTGGTCTTCATGACCTCCTGGCACGCGCTGAACAATGTGGCCCGCATGCGCAAAGGCGAGACCATCCTGGTCCACGCCGGTGCCGGTGGCGTGGGTATGTCGGCCATCCAGATCGCTCTGCATCTGGGTTGCGAAGTCATCGCCACGGCAGGCAGCGCCTCCAAGCGCGCCCTGCTGCAAACGCTGGGCGTGAAGCATGTCGTTGACTCCCGCCGTGCAGACTTTGCGGATGCGGTCATGGACCTGACGAATCGTAAAGGCGTGGATGTGGTGCTGAATGCCCTCGCGGCGGAGGCCATCCCCATGGGCCTTTCCTGTTTGTCCGAGTTCGGTCGTTTCATCGAGATCGGCAAACGCGACATTTACCAAAACTCCCGCATCCCGCTGTGGCACCTGCGCAAGAACGCCTCCTTCCACGTCGTGGCGATGGATGCCGTCTTTGGTGGGGATGAAGAACTGACACGTCGTTTGTTAGGCGAGCTGGTGGAGCTGGTGGAACAGGGGGCCCTGCGCCCGCTGCCATTCCGCGCTTACCCAGCTAGCCGTGTGGATGCTGCCTTCCGCCTCATGGCGGCTGGGAAGCACACAGGCAAGGTGGTGGTGACCTTCACAGATGCGTTTGTGAATCGCCGGGGTGAGGCCCCAGCGCCTGGCTTTGAAGTGAAGGCCGAGGGCACTTACCTCATCACCGGTGGCTTTGGTGGCTTTGGCCGCGTGCTGTCGCAGTGGTTGGTGGACTGTGGCGCGCGTCATCTGGCGCTGGCCAGCCGCAGTGGTGCCTCCACGCCTGAGGCGAAGGCCTTTGTCACCCAGATGGAAAATCAGGGGGTGAAGATCCAGATCCTGAAAGGCGATGCTGGCGAGCCGGAGGACATTACGCGAATGCTGCGTGAGATCGAGGCTGCGAAGGTGCCGCTGAAGGGTGTGTTCCACCTGGCCATGGTCATTGACGATGCGCCGATGGGCGTGCTGAACCGCGAGCGCATGCGCACCGTTTTGGCACCGAAGGCGCTCGGAGCCTGGAAGCTGCATGAAGGCACGCTGGATCTGAATCTGGACTGCTTCGTCATGTTCTCCTCCATCTCCAGCGTGTTCGGCAATCCGGCCCAGAGTAACTACTCCGGTGCCAATGCCTTCCTGGATTCCCTGGCGCATCATCGCCGTGCCCTGGGCCTGCCTGCCCTGGCCGTGAACTGGGGTGTGCTGGGTGGCGAAGGCTACGTGGCGCGCAATGAGAAGGTGGCTGAGTTCCTGGCACGCCAGGGCACCTCCGCCATCACTCCGGGCGAGGTCGTCTCCTTGCTGGAAACTTTCCTCACCGCAGGCTCCGCCCAGGTGGCTGCTCTGCGGGTGGACTGGGCCAAGTGGCGCCAGTCCTTCCGGGGTCTCCAGGAAAATCCGTTGTTGGAGCACATCTTCGCCTCCGGCGTGGAAAGTGCCGAGTCTGGCGGCATGACGGGGGATTGGCGTGCGAAGATTGACGCTGCCTCAGCCGAAGATCGCGCGGGCATCATCGCCCAAGCGTTGCGAGAAGTCGTGGGCTCCGTCTTGCGCGTGAAGCCTGACAGCCTGCGCGATGACCAGCCGCTGACGGATTTGGGCCTGGACTCCCTCATGGGCGTCGAGATCGAAAACCTCATCGAAAGCACCATCGGCGTGGCCCTGCCACCCACCAGCCTCATGCGTGCCCGCACCATCGGCCAGTTGGCCGCGCTCATTGGCGAGCATTTGGGCGGTGCCTCCGGCGCGGCGGCGAAAGCGCCAGCGGCCCCTGCGGTCGTGGAGGCTCCCACCTCCGTGGATGAAGTGGATCTGGATGCCATCTCGGATGACGACATCGCAAGCCTGCTGGATGATGTGACTGCGGCAGAGGAAACCCCGGCCCCGGCTGCCAAAGCCGCACGCAAAGCCGGTGCCTAA
- a CDS encoding condensation domain-containing protein, translating to MSLDLRANLKQWLESGEIRLQPLSLPQRELWENSPVAPGDIGNHICAFIEVRGNITQADCEAALKLVVERQEVLRLSFLPGKEQPFQMIRRTGTVVLDYRELPADQAHGEALEAVMREIFTRPFDMLRGPLYRVEMLQRGPGDLVLVFAIHHAIADGWTLGVFVQELAAAYLQNKLPGGGSLPPVEMSYTAWAAAERASWQAAELETRAAFWRKHLAEIPRLWERPADENARAGKLTYWASSLSPEATRNIRALAKTTGATLFNTLLAAFQVTLAQWTGKTDIVVGSPVANRTKQAAKETMGYFAGVVPLRGQVDLTQTFATAVKRVQDASMDCFAEAMPFAELAKALGVKAEAGHNPIYDVRFALQNHPIPDITLPSLSFKLRMRSTGTARFDLACEVTEDGDELEVVWLYRPSLFTPEDTQELNRRYQRVLANVSLSPHTPLADLLA from the coding sequence ATGTCCCTAGACCTTCGTGCCAACCTCAAACAGTGGCTGGAGAGCGGTGAAATCCGTCTCCAGCCCCTGAGCCTGCCCCAGCGTGAGCTGTGGGAAAATTCGCCCGTCGCCCCTGGTGACATCGGCAACCACATCTGCGCTTTCATCGAGGTGCGAGGCAACATCACGCAGGCGGATTGTGAGGCGGCGCTGAAGCTGGTGGTGGAGCGGCAGGAGGTTCTGCGGCTATCCTTCCTCCCCGGAAAGGAGCAGCCGTTTCAGATGATCCGCCGCACGGGCACCGTGGTGCTGGATTACCGTGAACTGCCCGCAGATCAGGCCCATGGCGAAGCCTTGGAAGCCGTGATGCGGGAGATTTTTACCCGACCTTTCGACATGCTGCGCGGGCCTCTCTACCGAGTGGAGATGCTGCAACGTGGGCCGGGAGATCTGGTGCTGGTGTTTGCCATCCACCATGCCATCGCCGATGGCTGGACCCTGGGCGTCTTCGTTCAGGAACTGGCGGCGGCCTATCTGCAAAACAAGCTTCCTGGCGGTGGCTCCCTGCCGCCAGTGGAGATGAGTTACACCGCCTGGGCGGCGGCAGAACGCGCCTCTTGGCAAGCCGCAGAGCTGGAGACTCGCGCTGCTTTCTGGCGCAAGCATCTGGCGGAAATCCCCCGCCTGTGGGAACGCCCTGCCGATGAAAACGCCCGTGCTGGGAAGCTCACCTACTGGGCCTCCAGCCTCTCGCCGGAGGCCACCCGCAACATCCGCGCTCTGGCAAAGACCACGGGCGCGACGTTGTTCAATACTTTGTTAGCCGCGTTTCAGGTGACCCTGGCGCAGTGGACCGGGAAGACGGACATCGTCGTCGGCAGCCCGGTGGCAAATCGTACCAAACAGGCCGCGAAGGAAACCATGGGCTACTTTGCCGGAGTGGTGCCCCTGCGCGGGCAGGTGGACCTCACGCAGACCTTTGCCACGGCGGTGAAGCGCGTGCAGGATGCCAGCATGGACTGCTTTGCGGAAGCCATGCCCTTTGCCGAGCTGGCGAAGGCGCTGGGCGTGAAAGCGGAGGCCGGGCACAACCCGATCTACGACGTGCGTTTTGCCCTGCAAAACCACCCTATCCCAGACATCACCCTGCCGAGTTTGTCATTTAAACTGCGCATGCGGTCCACCGGCACCGCCCGGTTTGACCTGGCCTGTGAAGTGACGGAGGATGGGGATGAACTGGAAGTGGTGTGGCTTTACCGGCCCTCCCTTTTCACTCCTGAAGACACGCAGGAACTGAACCGCCGCTACCAACGCGTGCTGG